The proteins below come from a single Halobacillus salinarum genomic window:
- the kwaB gene encoding anti-phage protein KwaB, protein MDKKDLSKILNKFILNKESILAEIYFVLKENENTILRFVDLEESAQKETTRQIIDNFEKNLVNDDEVSVISISNSDDRNNVIYEYDLEEVPEDLTIVNEVKVNDEIKNFSFSDDSLESLHSIMILLVHEENSIITFKKNYPINLIRKDGINLMKFRFKNNTRFINLDEDIVKISPSFDIFKVDSTLFINELKVLEKFFGFHDIIEKKAKKCIETINGNEILENPEDLIELVEDDISFARKLTKVNSSSPVLGNIPGETIIQFVKDYPSLNGKFRFNEEGSRILLTSKKSKNLFVKLLNDDFLHSELTKRYYDSLAKDSL, encoded by the coding sequence ATGGATAAAAAAGACTTAAGCAAAATATTAAATAAGTTCATTTTAAACAAAGAAAGCATACTAGCAGAAATATACTTTGTTTTAAAGGAAAATGAGAATACGATACTAAGATTTGTCGACTTGGAAGAGTCTGCTCAAAAAGAAACCACGAGACAAATAATTGATAATTTCGAAAAAAATCTAGTAAACGATGATGAAGTAAGTGTAATATCTATTTCAAATTCTGATGACAGAAATAACGTGATTTATGAATATGATTTAGAGGAAGTACCTGAAGATCTAACTATTGTCAATGAAGTGAAAGTAAATGATGAAATAAAAAACTTCTCATTTTCTGATGACAGCTTAGAGAGCTTGCATAGTATTATGATATTGTTAGTTCATGAAGAGAATAGCATCATAACTTTCAAGAAAAATTATCCTATTAATTTAATAAGAAAAGACGGAATTAACCTTATGAAATTTAGATTTAAAAATAATACAAGATTTATAAATTTAGATGAAGATATCGTAAAAATAAGCCCGTCTTTTGACATTTTCAAAGTAGATTCTACACTTTTTATTAACGAACTTAAGGTACTAGAGAAATTTTTCGGGTTCCACGATATTATTGAAAAGAAAGCAAAAAAATGTATTGAAACAATAAATGGAAATGAAATTTTAGAAAACCCTGAAGATTTAATTGAATTAGTAGAAGACGATATTTCATTTGCAAGAAAGCTAACCAAAGTTAATAGCTCATCACCTGTTTTGGGAAACATACCTGGAGAGACAATTATACAATTTGTGAAAGATTATCCAAGTCTAAATGGAAAATTTCGATTTAACGAAGAAGGTAGCAGAATTTTACTAACTTCGAAGAAATCTAAAAATTTATTTGTAAAACTTCTCAACGATGATTTCTTACATTCTGAATTAACCAAAAGATATTATGATAGTCTAGCGAAGGACTCACTTTAA